In Microcoleus sp. FACHB-831, the following proteins share a genomic window:
- the kaiC gene encoding circadian clock protein KaiC: MNQINPTEQQQDKTIPVSVQKIRTMIEGFDDISHGGMPIGRTTLISGTSGTGKTLFAVQFLYNGIRDFDEAGVFVTFEESPSDIIKNACSFGWDLQKLINEGKLFILDASPDPEGQEVVGNFDLSALIERIQYAIRKYKAKRVSIDSVTAVFQQYDAASVVRREIFRLVARLKQIGVTTIMTTERVEEYGPVARFGVEEFVSDNVVISRNVLEGERRRRTMEILKLRGTTHMKGEYPFTITSGGINIFPLGAMRLTQRSSNIRVSSGVKTLDEMCGGGFFKDSIILATGATGTGKTLLVSKFIQDACLRGDRSMLFAYEESRAQLSRNAYSWGIDFEELEQKGLLKILCTYPESAGLEDHLQIIKSEIADFKPSRIAIDSLSALARGVSNNAFRQFVIGVTGYAKQEEITGFFTNTSDQFMGSNSITDSHISTITDTILMLQYVEIRGEMSRAINVFKMRGSWHDKGIREYTISQDGAEIRDSFRNYEGIISGSPSRIAVDEKSELSRIVQGIRDIPDE; this comes from the coding sequence ATGAATCAAATTAATCCAACTGAGCAACAGCAGGATAAAACGATACCTGTAAGCGTTCAAAAAATTCGCACGATGATTGAAGGCTTCGACGATATCAGTCATGGCGGAATGCCGATTGGTAGAACTACTCTCATCAGCGGAACTTCTGGTACAGGTAAGACGCTGTTTGCTGTTCAGTTTCTATATAACGGTATTAGAGATTTTGATGAGGCTGGCGTCTTTGTTACATTTGAAGAATCACCCAGCGATATCATCAAGAATGCTTGTAGTTTTGGCTGGGATTTACAAAAATTAATTAATGAAGGCAAGCTATTTATTCTAGATGCTTCCCCCGACCCAGAGGGACAGGAAGTTGTCGGAAATTTTGATTTATCTGCCTTAATCGAGCGCATTCAATACGCCATTCGCAAATACAAAGCCAAGCGAGTTTCTATCGACTCTGTAACAGCAGTATTTCAACAGTATGATGCTGCAAGTGTGGTGAGGCGGGAAATTTTTCGCTTGGTAGCTCGTCTTAAACAGATTGGCGTAACAACTATAATGACAACCGAGCGGGTTGAGGAATATGGCCCTGTAGCGCGGTTCGGGGTGGAAGAGTTTGTGTCGGATAATGTTGTGATTTCCCGTAACGTTTTGGAAGGAGAGCGTCGCCGCCGCACGATGGAAATTCTCAAGCTACGCGGCACAACACATATGAAAGGGGAGTACCCTTTTACTATCACCTCTGGGGGTATTAACATTTTCCCCCTCGGAGCTATGCGACTAACGCAGCGTTCTTCCAACATAAGAGTTTCTTCTGGTGTCAAAACGTTGGATGAAATGTGCGGCGGTGGTTTTTTCAAAGATTCAATTATCTTAGCTACTGGTGCTACAGGTACAGGAAAAACTCTTTTAGTTAGCAAGTTCATCCAAGACGCTTGCTTGCGGGGCGATCGCTCTATGCTATTTGCTTATGAAGAGTCGCGAGCGCAACTGTCCCGCAATGCTTACTCTTGGGGTATTGATTTTGAGGAACTCGAACAAAAAGGCTTGTTAAAGATCCTCTGTACTTATCCGGAATCCGCTGGTTTGGAAGATCATTTACAAATTATCAAGTCAGAAATTGCAGATTTTAAACCGTCGCGGATTGCTATTGACTCGCTTTCAGCGTTAGCTAGAGGTGTCAGCAACAACGCTTTCCGGCAATTTGTAATTGGCGTAACTGGCTACGCTAAACAAGAAGAAATTACGGGTTTCTTCACTAATACTTCCGATCAATTTATGGGTTCTAATTCAATTACAGATTCCCATATTTCCACAATTACAGACACCATTTTAATGTTGCAGTATGTGGAAATTCGCGGTGAAATGTCTCGTGCAATTAACGTGTTTAAGATGCGGGGTTCTTGGCATGATAAAGGCATCCGCGAATACACTATTAGTCAGGATGGAGCTGAGATTCGAGATTCTTTCCGCAATTACGAAGGAATTATCAGCGGTTCCCCCAGTCGCATTGCTGTTGACGAAAAGAGCGAACTATCTCGGATCGTGCAGGGAATACGAGATATCCCCGACGAATAG
- a CDS encoding site-2 protease family protein — protein sequence MELWLLLILLGLFTYFIVKRSVTGITRTPIWILWLVMMTPALIWTGWVLVNGEKTPMPIVLAIAPFAICPVVYWLLVESGRPKNKDPHASQNEPVVSDSQNKNSAGTETNPLAGEQSTVRPISQAEETSLRKCFPWSIYYLEDIEYRPQTVLIRGKLRTNPEEAYKTIQENVQGLFGDRFFVLFQESLTGKPFFALVPNPHRLTSDATANTETVTRPVVALGLLCVTLFTSTLIGASIAADKPIPSSQVVSNANLLITGLPFAISLIAILGIHEFARYLCAVFYKIRTTLPYFLPVPFFPGTFGAFMQMRSPVPHRKALFDIAIVASVAGFAIAIPILLWGLAHSDVVKLSDKSAIFNFQSLNPRFSLLLTLLSKLALGSQFAPNYGINLHPVAVAGCIGLVWTAFKLMPIGRLDGGHIVHAMFGQRTGAGIGQVVQLLLLALCLINSFVNKQSDSLLWFITIFFLFMPIVDEPALNDVSELDNRRDFCGLAILALLVSIVLPAPAILTTLLHI from the coding sequence ATGGAACTCTGGTTGCTCCTAATACTATTGGGTCTGTTCACCTACTTCATCGTAAAGCGCAGTGTGACAGGCATTACGCGGACGCCGATCTGGATTTTGTGGTTGGTGATGATGACACCAGCGCTGATTTGGACTGGCTGGGTTTTGGTTAACGGTGAAAAGACGCCTATGCCAATTGTGCTGGCGATCGCTCCTTTTGCGATCTGTCCGGTTGTCTATTGGCTGTTGGTTGAGTCGGGTCGTCCCAAAAATAAAGATCCTCATGCTTCCCAAAATGAACCCGTAGTCTCTGATTCTCAAAACAAGAATTCCGCGGGAACCGAGACAAACCCTCTCGCTGGCGAACAGTCAACGGTGCGTCCCATTAGTCAAGCAGAAGAAACCAGTTTGCGGAAGTGTTTTCCTTGGTCTATCTACTATTTGGAAGACATTGAGTACCGTCCTCAAACTGTCCTAATACGCGGTAAGCTACGCACCAATCCAGAGGAGGCTTACAAGACGATTCAGGAGAATGTTCAGGGATTATTTGGCGATCGCTTCTTCGTCCTTTTTCAAGAAAGTCTTACGGGAAAACCTTTCTTCGCCTTAGTTCCCAACCCCCACCGCCTAACTTCAGATGCTACAGCTAACACTGAGACTGTAACGCGACCAGTGGTAGCGTTAGGTTTACTATGCGTCACTTTGTTTACCAGTACGCTGATTGGAGCCAGTATTGCCGCCGATAAGCCTATTCCGAGTAGCCAGGTGGTATCTAATGCAAATTTATTAATTACAGGATTGCCCTTTGCCATTTCGCTGATCGCCATTCTAGGTATCCACGAATTTGCTCGCTACCTGTGTGCTGTCTTCTACAAGATTCGCACGACGCTGCCTTACTTTCTGCCCGTGCCTTTTTTCCCAGGTACGTTTGGGGCGTTTATGCAGATGCGATCGCCCGTTCCTCACCGTAAAGCTTTATTTGACATCGCTATTGTTGCTTCTGTAGCAGGCTTTGCGATCGCAATACCTATTCTGCTTTGGGGTTTGGCTCACTCAGATGTAGTTAAATTATCCGACAAGTCCGCAATATTCAATTTTCAATCGCTTAACCCCAGGTTTTCCCTTTTGCTAACCCTTCTGAGCAAATTGGCACTGGGTAGTCAATTTGCACCCAACTATGGCATTAACCTCCATCCCGTAGCGGTAGCTGGTTGCATCGGTTTGGTGTGGACAGCTTTCAAGTTGATGCCTATAGGCAGACTTGATGGCGGTCACATCGTCCACGCCATGTTTGGACAACGCACTGGTGCTGGCATTGGTCAAGTTGTTCAGTTGTTGCTGTTGGCTCTGTGTTTGATAAACTCTTTCGTAAACAAGCAGTCCGACTCTTTGCTCTGGTTTATTACGATTTTCTTTCTATTTATGCCCATAGTGGATGAACCAGCTCTCAACGATGTGTCAGAACTTGATAACAGGCGTGACTTTTGCGGCTTAGCAATCCTTGCTCTGCTAGTTAGTATTGTTTTGCCAGCCCCCGCAATTCTTACTACCCTCCTGCATATTTGA
- a CDS encoding MBL fold metallo-hydrolase translates to MNTPSLSLKPPRPVFDNIFAFPPNRDTLGGTAYLIVENQGNILIDCPAWDEANQKFLQDKGGVQWLFITHRGGIGASKEIQQATQCEISIQEQEAYLLPGLKITPFQKECTLTSSTYVIWTPGHSPGSSCLYYTGLDGVLFSGRHLLPNQQGQIMPLRTSKTFHWRRQIDGVKLLLERFTPETLNYICPGANTGFLRGKLTVQQAYQQLSQLDLASCLQSQPLV, encoded by the coding sequence ATAAACACTCCATCTCTCTCACTAAAACCGCCACGTCCTGTTTTTGACAACATCTTTGCCTTTCCGCCCAATCGAGACACGTTGGGTGGTACCGCCTATCTCATTGTAGAAAATCAGGGAAATATCCTGATCGATTGTCCGGCGTGGGATGAGGCAAACCAAAAATTTCTTCAAGACAAAGGAGGTGTGCAGTGGCTGTTTATCACCCATCGGGGTGGGATTGGCGCATCGAAAGAAATTCAGCAAGCTACCCAGTGCGAGATATCGATCCAAGAGCAGGAAGCTTATCTCTTACCGGGACTTAAGATAACGCCATTTCAGAAAGAATGTACCCTTACTTCCAGCACATATGTCATTTGGACGCCTGGGCATTCTCCAGGTTCATCCTGCCTATATTACACTGGTCTCGATGGAGTATTGTTCTCCGGGCGTCATTTGCTGCCCAACCAACAAGGGCAAATCATGCCGTTGCGGACATCTAAAACCTTTCACTGGCGGCGACAAATCGACGGCGTTAAGTTACTGCTGGAGCGGTTTACACCAGAAACTTTGAACTATATTTGTCCGGGGGCGAATACCGGGTTTTTGCGCGGAAAGTTGACAGTACAACAGGCTTACCAGCAGTTATCTCAACTAGATTTAGCTTCTTGTTTGCAGTCGCAACCATTAGTTTGA
- a CDS encoding GAF domain-containing sensor histidine kinase, translating to MFFFPSAAKYSLKQSSLLAVSQAIVKLLTSLPDTRVVVIGSSDPSFSAQVVFGSQLEKQDRLLANGILSRSLVEIDAELGADTLAAAATICSSRLVPPRGKNSGETEGYSEWWKYAFTEGSPAEGRALSAVNNCYLKLAGSLPNQNGHRLSREPHTLPEDFLEAKGTGPWFPYNLNLEEFFETKILNGNKSIANQANRQQNKIVIWGLGDRFNVLLQATAINDVGQQHNPANPYQLNLVFEPAIAATISTEIERSVQEKPEILAAFIKATDGWSAQPNLPALQSEFTLHLLAALDAMDNDADDCSGQENSNLDPSALLLNASLKPVHELKQEGKNSKTVEGGLIKNVWPISELPIRSAKTNQNKEGKNRGSTSEDVYPRSQQQLLLQEKLLHQLLRVNRSPMGAQAILQRSATVIQETLGVSRCLIAFYSGKNASRISGAIAFAQEIPLTQRQNNYPDWHAIEQHIQQHYPDKSWATEPQESDRAIDPIFATPAAKSLFLSWFVPGGERAKNSSQTQAPSCGLLLVEQWEQDRVWQTWEKQLLHLALHQVHQSLEEADLYQKAQERANHAALLNRLVEQIRASLELPKIFETVTSELGQLLVADRCSILQYLEEPQSWQPITEYRAHNDIPTAINLIVPDQNNPVISQLHNLHVVEVSDTRVLEDPFNQFLAEKYPGAWLMVPIHRQEKIWGCLAFNQDRCTRYWHHSELNFLIAVADQLALAIHQATLYQQIQQQNQTLEALVLARTAELESFFDAHPDSIFVVERQDLRLRFCNHAFAHSLGLENCHSVQGRSILECKSGLLANSFAKQNLRVFESGQTLHEQETLHLADGIHHFDTFRVPLKHPNGEVYACLGTSRDITELVQTKQALSDLTDQLQQALIDTRSASQAKSEFLASMSHELRTPLTAVIGMSSALLKQYFGSLNPKQSEYIQIIHNSGQHLLQLINDILDLSKIEAGKASLSIDQFSLRDVAEVSMALLREKAQVQKVKLVADLEGLPLNDNFYGDERRVKQILLNLLSNAVKFTPAGGMVRLCIYYDGHAVKIEVADTGIGIPPEQQHLLFQAFQQIDSYLSRQHQGTGLGLALTRQLVEMHGGKIEFKSTVGVGTVFAVYLQAQPPQLDTATEDVECSEVGNSQSVKFTKLNVSSHSVALPKGEETAVQTNGCDCKQEAKSS from the coding sequence ATGTTCTTCTTCCCTAGTGCTGCAAAATACTCTCTTAAACAGTCATCTCTTTTGGCTGTATCTCAAGCGATAGTAAAATTACTAACCTCCCTTCCAGATACCAGAGTAGTAGTAATTGGCTCTAGCGATCCAAGCTTTAGTGCCCAAGTCGTTTTTGGCTCACAACTGGAGAAGCAAGATCGCTTGCTTGCCAACGGCATACTATCGCGATCGCTGGTGGAAATAGATGCAGAGCTTGGCGCCGACACACTAGCCGCAGCCGCTACCATATGCTCCTCCCGACTCGTACCACCTAGAGGAAAAAACTCCGGAGAAACCGAGGGGTATTCAGAATGGTGGAAATATGCTTTTACTGAAGGTTCTCCAGCCGAAGGACGCGCCCTCTCGGCGGTGAATAACTGTTATTTGAAGTTGGCAGGTAGCTTGCCAAATCAGAACGGTCATAGGTTATCTAGAGAGCCTCATACACTGCCAGAAGATTTTCTAGAAGCAAAGGGAACTGGGCCTTGGTTCCCCTACAATTTAAATTTAGAGGAATTTTTTGAGACAAAAATCTTAAACGGTAACAAGTCAATAGCAAACCAGGCAAATAGGCAGCAAAACAAAATAGTAATTTGGGGACTAGGCGATCGCTTTAATGTTTTGTTGCAAGCTACTGCAATTAATGATGTTGGGCAACAGCACAACCCGGCTAACCCTTATCAATTAAATTTAGTCTTCGAGCCAGCTATTGCAGCCACAATTTCTACAGAGATCGAACGATCTGTGCAAGAGAAACCAGAAATTCTTGCTGCATTTATCAAAGCCACTGATGGATGGTCTGCTCAACCCAATCTGCCAGCCTTGCAGAGCGAATTTACTTTGCACCTGCTAGCAGCACTGGACGCTATGGACAACGATGCGGACGATTGCTCAGGGCAGGAAAATTCAAATTTAGACCCTAGTGCTTTGCTTCTTAATGCTTCGCTAAAGCCCGTACACGAATTAAAACAAGAAGGTAAGAACTCAAAAACAGTAGAAGGCGGGTTGATAAAGAATGTATGGCCGATCTCAGAATTGCCAATTAGATCCGCAAAGACAAATCAAAACAAAGAGGGGAAAAATCGCGGCTCTACAAGTGAGGATGTTTACCCGCGATCGCAACAACAATTGTTGTTGCAAGAAAAGTTGCTGCACCAATTACTGCGCGTTAACCGTTCGCCTATGGGAGCGCAGGCAATATTACAGCGTTCGGCAACAGTAATTCAAGAAACATTGGGAGTAAGCCGATGTTTAATCGCGTTCTACAGTGGGAAAAATGCATCGCGAATATCGGGCGCGATCGCCTTTGCACAAGAAATACCATTGACACAGCGACAAAATAACTACCCCGATTGGCACGCCATCGAACAACACATTCAACAACATTATCCAGATAAATCTTGGGCAACCGAACCCCAAGAAAGCGATCGCGCTATCGATCCAATTTTTGCAACTCCTGCCGCTAAATCGCTATTTTTAAGTTGGTTTGTGCCAGGAGGCGAGCGCGCCAAAAATTCATCCCAAACCCAAGCCCCATCATGCGGGCTGCTGCTAGTTGAGCAATGGGAGCAAGATCGAGTCTGGCAAACCTGGGAAAAGCAATTGCTTCATCTGGCGCTTCACCAAGTACACCAGAGCCTAGAAGAAGCAGATCTTTACCAGAAAGCTCAAGAACGGGCAAACCACGCGGCACTGTTGAATCGTCTCGTTGAGCAGATCAGGGCTTCCCTAGAATTGCCTAAGATATTTGAAACCGTCACCAGCGAACTGGGACAACTGCTAGTGGCAGATCGTTGTTCAATTTTGCAGTATTTAGAAGAGCCACAAAGTTGGCAGCCGATTACTGAGTATCGCGCCCATAACGATATCCCCACCGCCATTAATCTGATAGTTCCCGATCAAAATAACCCAGTAATATCGCAACTGCACAACTTACACGTTGTTGAGGTCAGCGATACGCGGGTGCTAGAAGACCCATTTAATCAGTTTCTGGCGGAAAAGTATCCAGGGGCTTGGCTGATGGTGCCGATTCACCGCCAAGAAAAAATTTGGGGTTGCCTAGCATTTAATCAAGATCGATGTACCCGCTACTGGCACCATTCGGAGCTAAATTTTCTGATTGCCGTTGCCGACCAGCTAGCGCTCGCCATCCACCAAGCTACGCTATACCAACAGATTCAGCAGCAAAATCAAACCTTGGAAGCCTTAGTCTTAGCTCGCACGGCTGAACTGGAAAGTTTCTTTGACGCCCATCCAGATAGCATTTTTGTAGTCGAGCGCCAAGACCTGCGCCTTCGCTTTTGCAACCATGCCTTTGCCCACAGTCTTGGTTTGGAAAATTGCCACTCAGTTCAAGGCAGATCTATCCTTGAGTGCAAGTCGGGCTTGTTAGCCAATTCCTTTGCCAAACAAAATCTGCGCGTTTTTGAATCTGGTCAGACTCTACACGAGCAAGAAACCCTGCATCTCGCTGATGGCATCCACCACTTCGACACCTTCAGAGTACCCCTCAAACACCCCAACGGCGAAGTTTATGCCTGTTTAGGGACTTCACGCGATATTACAGAGCTAGTTCAGACCAAGCAGGCTCTATCCGATTTAACCGATCAACTCCAGCAAGCCTTAATCGACACGCGATCCGCTTCTCAGGCTAAAAGCGAGTTTCTAGCCAGTATGAGCCACGAGTTAAGAACGCCCCTAACCGCTGTGATTGGTATGTCCTCGGCTCTACTAAAGCAGTACTTTGGCTCGCTCAACCCCAAGCAGTCAGAATATATCCAAATTATTCATAACAGCGGACAACACTTGTTGCAGCTGATTAATGACATTCTCGATTTGTCTAAGATTGAAGCGGGTAAAGCTTCTTTGTCTATCGACCAGTTCTCCTTGCGTGACGTTGCCGAAGTCAGCATGGCACTGCTGCGGGAAAAAGCCCAAGTACAAAAAGTTAAACTGGTTGCTGACTTAGAAGGACTGCCACTAAACGATAACTTCTATGGCGATGAACGGCGAGTCAAGCAAATTCTGCTAAACCTGCTCTCGAATGCCGTCAAGTTCACGCCTGCTGGGGGGATGGTTCGCTTGTGTATATACTATGACGGCCACGCTGTCAAAATTGAGGTTGCAGATACTGGCATTGGTATTCCTCCGGAACAACAGCATCTTTTGTTTCAAGCTTTTCAACAAATTGATAGCTACCTTTCTCGCCAGCATCAAGGCACGGGTTTGGGACTGGCTTTGACTCGCCAGTTAGTTGAGATGCACGGCGGCAAGATTGAGTTTAAGTCTACTGTGGGTGTGGGGACGGTGTTCGCGGTTTATCTGCAAGCTCAACCGCCCCAACTGGATACAGCCACCGAGGACGTTGAATGCTCTGAGGTGGGAAATTCCCAATCTGTGAAATTCACAAAATTGAATGTCTCCAGCCATTCTGTCGCTTTGCCAAAAGGTGAAGAAACAGCAGTTCAAACTAATGGTTGCGACTGCAAACAAGAAGCTAAATCTAGTTGA
- the ctpA gene encoding carboxyl-terminal processing protease CtpA, whose protein sequence is MHKRFVKAVFVLILQTIVTFGWWASPAAAFTSEQQLFQEAWRIVNRSYLDDTFNHQNWSMLRQQALKQPLENREETYSAIQDVLGKLDDPFTRLLKPVQYRSLQVNTSGELTGVGLQIALDGETGELVVIAPIAGSPAEQAGIRSRDRILKIDGVPTPSLTIDDAAARMRGPAGTAVTLTVQQSGVEPTEIQLVRSRIALNPVYASLDSQSGNVPIGYIRLSQFSANAPTEVSRAVSRLKSQGAQAYILDLRNNPGGLLQAGIEIARIWLDTGTIVYTVNRQGILGSFDADGGALTDSPLVVLVNQGSASASEILAGALQDNHRATLVGEKTFGKGLIQSLFDLSDGSGLAVTVAKYETPNHRDIHKLGISPDKVVPLEPISLDQVGTAADGQYQAAIEVLTSSSVLAGAA, encoded by the coding sequence ATGCACAAACGATTTGTAAAAGCCGTATTCGTACTGATCTTACAAACTATTGTAACGTTTGGCTGGTGGGCATCGCCTGCTGCTGCTTTTACTTCTGAACAGCAACTTTTTCAGGAAGCTTGGCGAATTGTGAATCGATCTTACCTGGATGATACGTTCAATCATCAGAATTGGTCGATGCTGCGTCAACAAGCTTTGAAACAGCCACTGGAAAACCGGGAGGAGACGTACTCTGCCATTCAGGACGTACTGGGGAAACTCGACGATCCCTTTACGCGGCTTTTAAAACCAGTGCAGTATCGTAGCTTGCAGGTGAACACTTCGGGGGAATTAACGGGGGTGGGATTGCAAATTGCCCTGGATGGGGAGACTGGGGAACTGGTGGTGATCGCGCCAATTGCTGGTTCTCCTGCGGAGCAGGCTGGAATCAGATCGCGCGATCGCATTCTTAAAATTGATGGCGTTCCCACACCGTCGCTGACTATCGATGACGCAGCGGCGCGGATGCGTGGCCCAGCGGGTACCGCCGTTACGCTTACTGTTCAACAATCAGGTGTAGAGCCAACTGAAATACAGCTAGTGCGATCGCGCATTGCTCTTAACCCTGTCTATGCATCATTGGATTCTCAGTCTGGCAACGTTCCCATCGGTTATATTCGCCTCTCCCAGTTCAGCGCCAACGCACCCACTGAGGTAAGCCGCGCTGTTAGTCGTTTGAAGTCACAAGGGGCACAAGCCTACATTCTCGATCTGCGTAACAATCCTGGCGGTCTGTTGCAGGCAGGCATTGAAATTGCCCGCATCTGGTTGGATACGGGCACAATTGTCTACACTGTTAACCGCCAAGGTATTCTTGGCAGCTTTGACGCAGATGGAGGGGCGCTCACTGATTCACCCCTAGTTGTTTTAGTCAATCAGGGTAGTGCCAGTGCAAGTGAAATTCTTGCTGGTGCCCTACAGGATAACCATCGCGCCACCTTAGTGGGTGAGAAAACTTTTGGTAAAGGCTTAATTCAATCTTTGTTTGACCTCTCGGATGGCTCGGGCTTGGCTGTCACCGTCGCCAAGTATGAGACGCCAAATCACCGAGATATTCATAAACTGGGTATCAGCCCAGACAAGGTAGTTCCCCTAGAACCAATCTCGCTCGACCAAGTGGGTACGGCGGCAGATGGCCAATATCAGGCTGCTATAGAGGTATTAACATCCAGCTCTGTTCTGGCTGGTGCTGCTTAA
- the petB gene encoding cytochrome b6: protein MANVYDWFEERLEIQALADDVTSKYVPPHVNIFYCLGGITLTCFLVQFATGFAMTFYYKPTVTEAFTSVQYLMTDVNFGWLIRSIHRWSASMMVLMMILHTFRVYLTGGFKKPRELTWVTGVILAVITVSFGVTGYSLPWDQIGYWAVKIVSGVPAAIPVVGDQIVELMRGGESVGQATLTRFYSLHTFVLPWLIAVFMLIHFLMIRKQGISGPL, encoded by the coding sequence ATGGCCAACGTGTACGACTGGTTTGAGGAACGCCTAGAGATTCAGGCGCTTGCCGATGACGTTACCAGCAAGTATGTACCTCCCCACGTTAATATTTTTTACTGCTTGGGTGGGATTACCTTGACTTGCTTTTTAGTCCAGTTTGCTACTGGATTTGCAATGACCTTTTACTACAAGCCGACGGTTACAGAGGCCTTTACTTCAGTCCAGTACCTGATGACAGATGTCAACTTCGGCTGGCTCATCCGCTCCATCCACCGCTGGTCTGCCAGCATGATGGTGCTGATGATGATTTTGCACACTTTCCGGGTCTACCTTACAGGTGGTTTCAAAAAGCCCCGCGAACTAACCTGGGTGACAGGTGTGATTCTAGCCGTAATTACAGTTTCCTTTGGCGTCACAGGCTATTCGCTGCCTTGGGATCAGATTGGTTACTGGGCTGTCAAAATTGTATCCGGCGTACCCGCAGCTATACCCGTTGTTGGCGATCAAATCGTCGAACTAATGCGCGGTGGTGAAAGTGTTGGCCAAGCAACGCTGACTCGCTTCTACAGCCTGCACACCTTTGTTCTGCCCTGGCTGATTGCAGTTTTCATGCTGATACACTTCTTGATGATTCGCAAGCAGGGCATTTCTGGCCCATTGTAA
- the petD gene encoding cytochrome b6-f complex subunit IV, with amino-acid sequence MATLKKPNLADPALRAKLAKGMGHNYYGEPAWPNDLLYIFPVVIMGSIALCIGLAVLDPAVVGEPANPFATPLEILPEWYLWPVFQILRILPSKLLGIACMSGIPLALMLIPFIENVNKFQNPFRRPVATTLFLFGTLFTIWLGIGATFPIDKSLTLGLF; translated from the coding sequence ATGGCAACACTCAAAAAGCCCAACCTAGCCGATCCAGCTTTGCGTGCCAAGCTAGCCAAAGGTATGGGTCATAACTATTATGGCGAACCAGCTTGGCCAAACGACCTGCTGTATATCTTCCCCGTTGTGATTATGGGGTCGATAGCCCTGTGCATCGGCTTGGCTGTGCTTGACCCAGCAGTGGTCGGCGAACCAGCCAATCCCTTTGCTACTCCGTTGGAAATTCTGCCGGAATGGTACTTGTGGCCTGTTTTCCAGATTTTGCGAATTCTACCTAGTAAATTGCTGGGTATCGCCTGTATGTCTGGTATTCCCTTGGCGTTGATGCTTATTCCCTTTATTGAGAACGTCAACAAGTTCCAAAACCCGTTCCGCCGTCCAGTTGCTACAACATTGTTCCTGTTTGGCACTCTGTTTACAATCTGGCTGGGTATCGGTGCTACTTTCCCAATTGACAAATCCCTAACGCTTGGCTTGTTCTAA
- a CDS encoding anti-sigma regulatory factor, which yields MLKHDRLTLKSDLNLLNQVLDWFEQFSLLHICSDDWSDRQVYALKLAMAEGFSNAVRHAHHKLPPETPIELELELWDDRMEIRIWDWGNPFNPDLLKEPEPGTLQEGGFGWFLLRRLSDRVVYDRLPDNRNCLLIVKSRK from the coding sequence ATGTTGAAGCACGACCGTCTGACGCTAAAGAGCGATTTGAACCTCCTGAACCAGGTGCTGGATTGGTTTGAGCAATTCAGCCTTCTACATATCTGCTCCGACGACTGGTCGGACAGACAAGTCTATGCTCTTAAACTGGCAATGGCTGAAGGATTTAGTAACGCCGTCCGCCACGCGCATCACAAATTACCGCCTGAAACTCCAATTGAGCTTGAGCTAGAGTTGTGGGATGACCGCATGGAAATCAGGATTTGGGATTGGGGAAACCCTTTTAATCCAGATTTACTTAAGGAGCCGGAGCCGGGAACGCTACAAGAAGGCGGGTTCGGGTGGTTCCTGTTGCGTCGGTTATCCGATCGGGTTGTTTACGATCGCCTTCCGGATAATAGAAACTGCCTGCTGATTGTCAAGTCCCGAAAATAA